One stretch of Pedobacter riviphilus DNA includes these proteins:
- a CDS encoding glucoamylase family protein, producing the protein MKLIFRNFLLLSFTLFTLSSCAQREKQTYNPDLTIKKNLSDIELLDLVQKQTFQYFWDGAEPTSGAGRERFHVDNVYPENDKNTVATGATGFGLMAILSGIDRGYVTQKEGLDRLNKILDFLSKADRFHGAWPHWINGETGKVRPFGQKDNGGDLVETSFVAQALICINEYYKNGAEPEKALAKKADELWKGIDFNWFRNGQNVLYWHWSPAYKWEMNFPVKGYNECLIMYVMAASSPTHGVPAEVYHEGWARNGQIKTNFNFYGHPFTLDYQGQKNSVGPLFWAHYSYLGLNPRGLKDRYADYWENNVNHTLAIHDYCVANPKKFKGYGENSWGLTASYSVKGYAAHNPQEDFGVISPTAAISSIPYTPKESMKVIRHLYEDLGDKVWGKYGFYDAFSEQENWYPKRYLGIDQGPMVVMIENYRSGLLWKLFMGNKDVQSGLKKLDFQFKP; encoded by the coding sequence ATGAAACTTATATTCCGAAACTTCCTCTTATTATCATTTACCCTTTTTACACTATCATCATGTGCACAGCGTGAAAAACAGACTTATAATCCCGATCTCACCATCAAAAAAAACCTTTCCGACATCGAATTATTGGATCTCGTTCAAAAACAGACATTCCAATATTTTTGGGATGGGGCTGAACCCACATCGGGTGCTGGTAGAGAACGTTTTCATGTGGATAACGTATACCCGGAAAATGATAAGAATACAGTGGCAACCGGTGCAACCGGCTTTGGCTTAATGGCTATTTTAAGCGGTATTGATAGAGGTTATGTAACCCAAAAAGAAGGATTAGACCGTTTAAACAAAATACTGGATTTCCTTTCCAAAGCAGATCGCTTTCATGGCGCATGGCCGCATTGGATAAATGGTGAAACAGGAAAAGTACGTCCATTTGGACAAAAAGACAATGGAGGCGATCTTGTAGAAACTTCTTTTGTTGCACAGGCTTTAATCTGTATTAACGAATATTATAAAAATGGGGCCGAACCTGAAAAAGCTTTGGCAAAAAAGGCAGATGAACTTTGGAAAGGAATCGATTTTAATTGGTTCCGCAACGGACAAAATGTGCTATACTGGCATTGGTCGCCAGCGTACAAATGGGAAATGAACTTTCCTGTAAAAGGCTATAATGAATGTTTGATCATGTATGTAATGGCCGCCTCCTCCCCTACGCATGGTGTTCCTGCAGAGGTTTATCACGAAGGCTGGGCGAGAAACGGGCAGATTAAAACTAATTTCAACTTTTATGGTCATCCTTTTACACTTGATTATCAAGGTCAGAAAAATTCAGTAGGTCCATTATTTTGGGCGCATTACTCTTATCTGGGTTTAAACCCTAGGGGATTGAAAGACCGTTATGCAGATTATTGGGAAAACAATGTAAACCATACCCTTGCCATACACGATTATTGCGTAGCGAACCCTAAGAAATTTAAAGGTTATGGAGAAAATAGCTGGGGTTTAACAGCCAGTTATTCGGTAAAAGGTTATGCCGCGCATAACCCTCAGGAAGATTTTGGCGTAATCTCGCCTACCGCAGCCATATCATCAATCCCATACACGCCAAAAGAATCGATGAAGGTAATCAGACATCTTTACGAAGATCTGGGAGATAAAGTTTGGGGGAAATATGGTTTTTACGACGCCTTTTCAGAGCAAGAGAACTGGTATCCAAAAAGATATTTAGGTATCGACCAAGGACCAATGGTAGTGATGATCGAAAATTACAGATCAGGCCTACTTTGGAAGCTTTTTATGGGAAACAAAGATGTTCAAAGTGGATTAAAGAAACTGGATTTCCAATTTAAGCCATAG
- a CDS encoding discoidin domain-containing protein, which yields MAKHLFKIFLISLLFSGTYAAYAQQKTYCNPINVDYGYTPFESFTEWGKHRATADPVIVNYKGDFYLFSTNQWGYWHSADMLNWKFHERKFLRPWNKTKDELCAPGVGIIGDTMVVFGSTYTKNFTLWGSTDPKGNKWFPLVDSLEIGGWDPSFFTDDDGKFYMYNGSSNNYPMYGVELDRKTFQPKGTRTPMYLLQSWRYGWQRFGEYMDDTFLDPFAEGAWMTKHNGKYYFQYGAPGTEFSGYSDGVVVGTKPLFYDTPTTPQSDPLSYKGGGFSRGAGHGATFQDNSKNYWHISTSIICVKNTWERRMGIWPTGFDKDDVMWTNTAFGDYPLYLPSERKEGGPAGPGWMLINYKKPVTVSSTLGSFNANNAVDENIKTYWSAKTANNGEWIQTDLGSLATVNAIQINYADQDAEFLGKQIGIYHQYKILSSTDGKKWTTLVDKSQNKTDVPHDYIELQKPVKTRFIKMVNIHMPTGKFAISGLRVFGNGNGEKPTMVKNLIVLRTEKDKRSAYIKWQPVDNAFAYNLYYGTAPDKLYNCIMIHDFNEYWFKAMDSQKTYYFAIEAINENGVSAKTEVKKVD from the coding sequence ATGGCTAAACATTTATTCAAAATATTTTTAATTTCATTGCTGTTCAGCGGTACTTATGCTGCATACGCCCAGCAAAAAACATATTGCAACCCAATTAATGTAGACTATGGATATACCCCTTTCGAGTCTTTTACCGAATGGGGCAAACACCGCGCCACAGCCGATCCGGTGATCGTAAATTATAAAGGCGATTTTTACCTTTTCAGCACCAACCAATGGGGTTATTGGCACAGCGCCGATATGCTGAACTGGAAATTCCACGAAAGAAAATTTCTCCGTCCATGGAATAAAACCAAAGACGAACTCTGTGCACCGGGTGTTGGCATTATTGGCGATACCATGGTGGTTTTTGGTAGCACTTACACCAAAAACTTCACCTTATGGGGAAGTACCGACCCCAAAGGCAATAAATGGTTTCCATTAGTCGATTCATTAGAAATAGGTGGCTGGGATCCATCATTTTTTACGGACGATGATGGCAAATTTTACATGTATAATGGAAGCAGTAACAACTATCCGATGTATGGTGTAGAATTAGATCGCAAAACTTTTCAACCCAAAGGTACCCGTACCCCCATGTACCTACTCCAAAGCTGGAGATATGGCTGGCAGCGTTTTGGGGAATATATGGACGATACTTTCCTTGATCCTTTTGCAGAAGGTGCCTGGATGACCAAGCATAATGGCAAATATTACTTTCAATACGGCGCACCGGGAACCGAATTTAGTGGCTATTCTGACGGCGTGGTAGTTGGAACCAAGCCTTTGTTTTACGATACGCCTACAACCCCACAATCCGATCCTTTAAGTTATAAAGGCGGAGGATTTTCGCGTGGTGCTGGTCATGGAGCGACCTTCCAGGATAATAGCAAAAATTACTGGCATATTTCTACCAGCATTATTTGTGTAAAAAACACCTGGGAACGCAGAATGGGCATTTGGCCAACTGGTTTTGATAAAGACGATGTGATGTGGACGAATACCGCTTTTGGCGATTATCCACTCTATTTACCTTCCGAAAGGAAAGAGGGCGGACCTGCCGGGCCTGGCTGGATGCTCATCAACTATAAAAAACCGGTAACCGTTTCCTCAACTTTGGGAAGCTTTAACGCTAACAACGCCGTTGATGAAAATATAAAAACCTACTGGAGTGCCAAAACCGCCAATAATGGCGAGTGGATCCAGACCGATTTGGGCAGCTTGGCAACGGTAAACGCCATACAGATCAATTATGCAGATCAGGATGCTGAATTTTTAGGAAAACAGATCGGAATTTACCATCAATATAAAATCCTTTCCTCAACAGATGGAAAAAAATGGACGACCTTGGTTGATAAAAGCCAAAATAAAACCGATGTTCCACATGATTACATAGAACTCCAAAAACCAGTCAAAACCAGGTTCATCAAAATGGTGAATATCCACATGCCTACAGGGAAATTTGCCATTAGCGGTTTACGCGTTTTCGGCAATGGAAATGGAGAAAAACCAACAATGGTTAAAAACCTGATTGTATTAAGGACTGAAAAAGACAAGCGCAGCGCCTACATTAAATGGCAGCCTGTTGATAATGCTTTTGCCTACAACCTTTATTACGGTACTGCACCCGATAAACTGTACAACTGCATCATGATCCACGATTTTAATGAATACTGGTTTAAAGCAATGGACAGTCAGAAAACGTATTATTTTGCCATAGAAGCAATAAATGAGAATGGTGTATCGGCAAAAACCGAAGTGAAGAAAGTTGATTAA
- the bglX gene encoding beta-glucosidase BglX — protein sequence MKRANILVVFLTLFVLNGSAQTKKPVSTEEAKMNTFISNLMAKMTIDEKIGQLNLPSSGDITTGQANSSDISKKIKAGQVGGLFNIKGVDKIKAVQKIAVENSRMKIPLLFGMDVIHGYNTVFPIPLGVSCIWDMATVQKSARIAAIEASASGINWTFSPMVDISRDPRWGRISEGSGEDAYLGSQIAAAMVKGYQGKLQANNEILACVKHYALYGAAEAGRDYNTTDMSKVRMYNEYFPPYKAAVDAGAASIMASFNEVDGIPATGNKWLMTDVLRNQWGFKGFVVTDYTGIPEMIAHGMGDLQTVSALALNAGIDMDMVGEGFLGTLKKSLAEKKVGITQIDRACRLVLQAKYKLGLFTDPYKFCNAERAEKEVFSPANRQVAREVAGESFVLLKNNNNILPLKKSGTIGLIGPLADNTANMYGTWSVAALFDQSVTVLQGLKNALGNNAKILTARGANFLSDSTMEHRYVNIHNPTYKRDPRTEAEMIKEALEVAKKSDVIVATVGEGSEFTGESSSVTDIQIPETQKNLLKALAKTGKPVVLVLFTGRPLALNWEQENIPAILNVWFPGSEAGNAIADVLFGDVNPSGKLSATFPQNVGQVPLYYAHKNTGRPLAEGKWFEKFRSNYLDVSNDPLYPFGFGLSYTSFNYSDVKLSANTLTKGKSITASITLSNTGKYEGKEVVQLYIQDLVGSITRPVKELKGFQKINLKAGESKTVIFNISENDLKFYNSDLKFVAEPGDFKVFIGTNSRDVKEASFTLK from the coding sequence ATGAAGAGAGCGAATATCCTGGTTGTTTTTTTAACCCTGTTTGTGCTGAACGGATCGGCACAAACCAAAAAGCCTGTTTCGACAGAAGAAGCGAAGATGAACACTTTCATCAGCAACCTGATGGCGAAAATGACCATTGACGAAAAAATTGGTCAGCTGAACCTGCCTAGTTCTGGCGATATCACCACTGGACAGGCCAACAGCAGTGACATTTCTAAAAAAATAAAAGCAGGACAAGTTGGTGGCTTATTCAACATCAAAGGTGTAGATAAGATCAAGGCTGTTCAAAAAATAGCAGTAGAAAACAGTCGTATGAAAATTCCTTTGCTTTTTGGAATGGATGTTATACACGGTTACAATACCGTTTTCCCGATTCCTTTGGGCGTAAGCTGCATCTGGGATATGGCAACTGTACAAAAATCGGCCCGTATAGCAGCAATAGAAGCCAGTGCGAGCGGCATTAACTGGACCTTCTCTCCTATGGTTGATATTTCGAGAGATCCACGTTGGGGACGTATCTCAGAAGGCAGTGGAGAAGATGCTTATTTAGGCTCGCAGATTGCTGCAGCCATGGTAAAAGGTTATCAGGGTAAACTTCAGGCCAATAATGAGATTTTAGCCTGTGTAAAACACTATGCGCTTTATGGTGCTGCCGAAGCTGGTAGAGATTACAATACCACCGATATGAGCAAAGTACGCATGTACAACGAATATTTTCCACCTTATAAAGCAGCCGTTGACGCAGGAGCTGCCAGCATAATGGCATCCTTTAACGAAGTTGATGGTATTCCTGCAACGGGGAACAAATGGTTAATGACCGATGTTTTACGCAATCAATGGGGTTTTAAAGGCTTTGTGGTAACCGATTATACAGGTATTCCTGAAATGATTGCACATGGTATGGGCGATTTACAGACCGTTTCAGCACTGGCCTTAAATGCAGGTATTGATATGGACATGGTTGGTGAAGGTTTTTTAGGAACCCTAAAAAAATCATTGGCTGAGAAAAAAGTAGGAATCACGCAGATCGATAGAGCCTGCAGATTGGTACTTCAGGCAAAATACAAACTTGGCTTATTTACCGATCCTTATAAATTCTGTAACGCAGAAAGGGCAGAAAAAGAGGTTTTTAGTCCGGCTAATCGCCAAGTGGCGCGTGAAGTTGCTGGCGAAAGCTTTGTATTGTTAAAAAACAATAACAATATCCTGCCGTTAAAAAAATCAGGCACCATTGGTTTGATTGGTCCACTGGCCGATAATACCGCAAATATGTATGGTACCTGGAGTGTTGCTGCCCTTTTTGATCAATCGGTAACCGTGCTGCAAGGTTTAAAAAATGCTTTGGGTAATAATGCTAAAATATTAACTGCACGTGGTGCCAACTTCCTGTCCGATTCTACCATGGAGCACCGATATGTAAACATCCATAACCCTACTTACAAACGCGATCCACGTACAGAAGCTGAAATGATCAAAGAAGCTTTAGAAGTAGCGAAAAAATCGGATGTAATTGTGGCTACTGTTGGCGAAGGCTCCGAATTTACAGGTGAAAGTAGTAGTGTTACGGATATACAGATACCGGAAACACAGAAAAATTTGTTAAAAGCTTTGGCCAAAACTGGTAAACCAGTAGTATTGGTGCTCTTTACAGGCCGCCCATTGGCATTGAATTGGGAACAAGAGAACATTCCGGCTATTTTGAATGTATGGTTTCCGGGTAGTGAAGCAGGAAATGCCATTGCCGATGTTCTTTTTGGCGATGTGAATCCTTCAGGCAAATTAAGCGCAACCTTTCCTCAAAACGTTGGTCAGGTGCCATTGTACTATGCGCATAAAAATACCGGTCGTCCATTGGCTGAAGGCAAATGGTTCGAAAAATTCCGTTCCAATTATTTAGACGTAAGCAACGATCCATTATATCCATTCGGCTTTGGTTTAAGCTATACCTCATTTAATTATAGTGATGTTAAACTGAGCGCAAATACATTAACCAAAGGGAAATCGATCACTGCATCGATTACATTAAGCAATACAGGCAAATATGAAGGTAAAGAGGTTGTTCAATTATATATTCAAGACCTTGTGGGTAGCATTACCCGACCGGTAAAAGAGCTAAAAGGTTTTCAAAAAATTAATTTAAAAGCTGGAGAAAGTAAAACCGTTATTTTCAATATTTCCGAAAACGACCTTAAGTTTTACAATTCTGATCTAAAATTTGTTGCAGAACCCGGCGATTTTAAAGTATTTATAGGAACAAATTCGCGTGATGTAAAAGAAGCATCTTTTACACTGAAATAA
- a CDS encoding carboxylesterase family protein, with protein MKKIILTTCILFSVLFLNAQDLKKYDRGSYIKGKDSIYYRILFPENFNPDQKYPLVIFLHGVGERGIDNGNQLLHGGKLFLKNDVRKNFPAIVVFPQCPPNDFWANANFEKDAKGKRKISFVEGGKPTKIMHALQGMVRNFLNKPYINQDQVYVGGLSMGAMGTYELLRRERRKFAAAIAICGGDNTNNIKKYQKIPLWIFHGAKDDIVDPVFSIAIAERLKTVGDEVKFTLYPNANHNSWDNAFAEPELLSWLFSHKR; from the coding sequence ATGAAAAAGATTATTTTAACTACCTGCATTCTTTTTTCTGTACTCTTTTTAAACGCTCAAGACTTAAAAAAATACGACAGGGGAAGCTATATCAAAGGAAAGGACTCTATTTACTATAGAATCCTGTTTCCAGAGAATTTTAATCCCGACCAAAAATATCCACTCGTAATTTTTCTGCATGGTGTTGGAGAAAGAGGTATCGATAATGGCAATCAATTATTGCACGGAGGAAAACTGTTTTTAAAGAACGATGTGCGTAAAAATTTCCCTGCTATTGTGGTTTTCCCTCAGTGCCCACCTAACGATTTTTGGGCAAATGCCAATTTTGAGAAAGATGCCAAAGGTAAAAGGAAAATCAGTTTTGTAGAAGGTGGCAAACCAACTAAAATTATGCATGCACTACAAGGAATGGTTAGAAATTTCCTTAATAAACCTTATATAAACCAAGATCAAGTATATGTAGGTGGTTTATCTATGGGAGCAATGGGTACCTACGAATTGTTAAGGAGAGAACGCCGTAAATTTGCCGCAGCTATTGCTATTTGTGGTGGAGACAATACCAACAACATTAAAAAATATCAAAAAATACCACTTTGGATCTTTCATGGTGCAAAAGATGATATTGTAGACCCTGTATTTTCGATTGCCATTGCCGAGCGACTAAAAACCGTTGGCGACGAAGTGAAATTCACCCTGTATCCAAATGCAAACCACAATAGCTGGGACAATGCCTTTGCCGAACCGGAGTTGTTAAGCTGGTTGTTTTCGCATAAGCGGTAA
- a CDS encoding YebC/PmpR family DNA-binding transcriptional regulator has protein sequence MGRAFEFRKERKFKRWAKMAVQFTRIGKDIVMAVKESGPHPETNSRLRTAMQNAKAVNMPKDRVEAAIKRASDKSLANYEEIVYEGYAPHGVAVLIETATDNTNRTVANVRSYFNKTNGTLGKTGSLDFVFNRKSIFRFVPAEGLDLEELEFELIDAGLEELYVEADEEGNDIAVAQGAFENFGSLQKALEEKGIELKSSKLERIALSHHEVTEEQAADVLKLIDKLEEDDDVQAVYHNMAE, from the coding sequence ATGGGAAGAGCATTCGAATTTAGAAAAGAGAGAAAATTTAAGCGTTGGGCCAAAATGGCGGTTCAGTTTACGCGTATTGGTAAAGATATCGTAATGGCGGTTAAGGAATCAGGACCTCATCCTGAAACCAACTCTCGTTTACGTACGGCTATGCAAAATGCGAAAGCCGTAAACATGCCAAAAGATAGGGTAGAGGCAGCAATTAAACGAGCATCTGATAAATCTTTGGCTAACTATGAAGAAATTGTATACGAAGGTTATGCGCCACATGGCGTAGCCGTTTTAATTGAAACAGCTACTGATAATACCAACCGTACCGTAGCAAATGTTCGTAGTTATTTTAATAAAACGAATGGAACTTTAGGAAAAACCGGATCGTTGGATTTTGTTTTTAACCGTAAATCTATTTTCCGTTTCGTGCCTGCAGAAGGTTTAGATCTGGAAGAGTTAGAGTTCGAATTAATTGATGCGGGCCTAGAGGAACTTTATGTTGAGGCCGATGAAGAAGGAAATGATATCGCAGTAGCACAGGGTGCATTCGAAAACTTTGGTTCTTTGCAAAAAGCTTTAGAAGAAAAAGGCATCGAGTTAAAAAGCTCTAAATTGGAGCGTATTGCTTTATCTCATCACGAGGTTACAGAAGAGCAGGCTGCTGATGTGTTAAAATTAATCGATAAGTTGGAGGAAGATGATGATGTGCAGGCCGTTTACCATAATATGGCAGAATAA
- a CDS encoding NAD-dependent epimerase/dehydratase family protein: MQEKIVVLGSNGQIGTELVTMLRKIYGDDHVVACDIRRPDYDIKNSAPFEFVNVLDKEMINGIFHKYRPTQVYLLAALLSATGEQNPKLAWDLNMNGLLNVLDLALEYKTAKVYWPSSIAVFGPNSPKDNTSQYCVMDPNTVYGISKLAGERWCEYYNQKYGLDVRSIRYPGLISWKAAPGGGTTDYAIHIFHDALKKGSYQSFLNAETELPMMYMDDAIRGTIELMDAPADQISVRSSYNFAGVSFTPEVLAAEIRKHIPDFTLTYSANDPRQQIANSWPRSIDDNYAAKDWGWKPEFDLSKLTTDMLNNLKK, from the coding sequence ATGCAAGAAAAAATTGTTGTTTTAGGCTCTAACGGGCAAATTGGTACCGAGTTGGTAACCATGTTACGTAAAATATATGGTGATGATCATGTTGTTGCATGCGATATACGCAGGCCTGATTATGATATCAAAAACTCTGCACCGTTTGAATTTGTGAATGTACTTGATAAGGAAATGATCAATGGCATTTTCCATAAATACAGACCAACACAGGTTTACCTTTTAGCGGCTTTATTATCGGCTACAGGCGAGCAAAATCCGAAGCTAGCCTGGGATTTGAATATGAATGGCTTATTGAATGTTTTAGATTTAGCTTTAGAATATAAAACTGCAAAAGTATATTGGCCAAGTTCTATCGCAGTATTTGGACCGAATTCGCCAAAAGATAATACCTCACAATATTGTGTAATGGATCCGAATACTGTTTATGGAATTAGTAAACTGGCAGGTGAGCGCTGGTGCGAATATTATAACCAGAAATACGGATTAGATGTACGTAGCATCCGGTATCCGGGATTAATCAGCTGGAAAGCTGCACCAGGTGGCGGAACAACAGATTATGCCATCCACATTTTCCACGATGCGTTGAAAAAAGGTAGCTACCAGAGTTTCTTAAATGCGGAAACAGAATTACCTATGATGTATATGGATGATGCTATCCGCGGAACAATCGAGCTGATGGATGCCCCTGCAGATCAGATTTCAGTGCGCAGCAGTTATAATTTTGCTGGGGTAAGTTTTACACCAGAGGTTTTAGCAGCCGAGATCAGAAAACATATTCCGGATTTTACGCTAACTTACAGCGCTAACGATCCTCGTCAGCAAATTGCAAACAGCTGGCCACGTTCTATTGATGACAACTACGCAGCAAAAGATTGGGGATGGAAACCAGAGTTCGATTTATCGAAACTGACGACTGATATGTTAAATAATTTAAAAAAATAA
- a CDS encoding sigma-70 family RNA polymerase sigma factor: MTHPEPEKSEDLIKRLKLGDKQAYEKIYFIYSNELLLAAYKKTGDKVIAEELVQNIFISLWEKRERTGINNLQAYLFGALKLSVINYIRSLVMQNKYMEYQTLTYSENHQDTANLVDLHDLSSIIEEGINSLPEKTQEVFRLSRYQHQSTKDISAGLNISEKAVEYHITQSIKRIKEYIKNFYIFL; encoded by the coding sequence ATGACTCACCCTGAGCCTGAAAAATCTGAAGATTTAATTAAACGCCTGAAACTAGGCGATAAGCAGGCTTACGAAAAAATATATTTTATCTACAGTAACGAGCTTTTATTGGCAGCCTACAAAAAAACAGGCGATAAGGTAATTGCTGAAGAACTGGTACAGAATATCTTTATCTCCCTTTGGGAAAAGCGGGAGAGAACAGGAATCAATAACCTCCAGGCTTATTTGTTCGGCGCCTTGAAGTTAAGCGTAATCAACTACATCAGGAGTTTGGTTATGCAAAACAAATACATGGAGTACCAAACCCTAACCTATTCAGAAAACCATCAGGATACCGCAAATCTGGTCGATCTTCACGATCTATCTTCCATCATTGAAGAAGGTATCAACTCACTTCCAGAAAAAACACAAGAAGTTTTCAGGCTTAGCCGATACCAACACCAATCTACTAAAGATATTTCTGCAGGTCTAAATATCTCCGAAAAAGCCGTAGAGTATCATATCACCCAATCTATTAAAAGGATAAAAGAGTACATTAAAAATTTTTACATCTTTTTATAG
- a CDS encoding FecR family protein, with protein sequence MDQKSFYDLLSRYENGNCTEAERLWVDKWYHNLNSQNFKDLSSTALEEMQINTWFGINSIGQKPTNTLRVKKLWPKFAIAASIVIAFFIAGLYLTTYNHAEQSFIDENDGLSLISKTNEGDSSLVITLSDESTVTLKPQANIIYPKVFATNKRMVYLKGSAFFSVSKNPKRPFYVYNQKLVVRVLGTSFWVKSSTDKLPAQVAVRTGKVQVAENQKSSLFTFAKEKLAKPILLTPNQKGVFADHKLNKTLVSKPIPLAEAYNIPTSLSYNFKEESVKEIFKTLSEAYGIEIKSDNEQISTYTFTGDLSKKGLYEQLDLICGTISSKYYIQGTSIIVSNKN encoded by the coding sequence ATGGACCAGAAATCATTTTACGATTTACTAAGCCGTTACGAAAACGGAAATTGTACTGAAGCCGAAAGGCTATGGGTAGATAAATGGTACCATAACTTAAATAGCCAGAATTTTAAAGATTTATCGTCAACTGCGCTCGAAGAGATGCAGATAAATACCTGGTTTGGCATCAATAGCATTGGGCAGAAACCAACAAACACATTAAGGGTTAAAAAGCTTTGGCCAAAATTTGCCATTGCAGCATCTATTGTCATTGCATTTTTTATTGCTGGTTTATATTTAACCACTTACAACCATGCCGAACAATCTTTCATTGATGAAAATGATGGTTTAAGCTTAATCAGCAAAACAAATGAGGGCGACAGTAGTCTGGTTATCACGCTTAGTGATGAAAGTACGGTAACACTTAAACCGCAGGCAAACATTATTTACCCTAAGGTTTTTGCAACTAACAAAAGAATGGTTTACCTAAAAGGAAGTGCATTTTTCTCGGTAAGCAAAAATCCTAAGCGTCCATTTTATGTATACAATCAAAAATTGGTTGTTCGGGTTTTGGGCACTAGCTTTTGGGTAAAATCATCAACTGATAAACTTCCAGCTCAGGTTGCGGTAAGAACTGGTAAAGTTCAGGTAGCCGAAAATCAGAAAAGTTCGCTGTTTACTTTTGCTAAAGAGAAATTGGCTAAACCAATTCTACTTACGCCAAACCAAAAGGGCGTTTTTGCTGATCACAAATTAAACAAAACATTGGTAAGCAAGCCCATCCCACTGGCCGAAGCTTATAATATACCCACAAGTTTGAGCTACAATTTTAAAGAAGAAAGCGTTAAGGAAATTTTCAAAACCTTATCTGAAGCTTATGGGATAGAGATAAAATCGGATAATGAACAGATTTCGACCTATACTTTTACCGGAGATTTAAGCAAGAAAGGGCTATATGAGCAGCTCGACCTGATCTGCGGAACCATCTCAAGCAAATATTATATTCAGGGAACTAGTATTATAGTTTCCAATAAAAACTAA